In Panicum virgatum strain AP13 chromosome 4N, P.virgatum_v5, whole genome shotgun sequence, a single window of DNA contains:
- the LOC120670852 gene encoding ABC transporter C family member 10-like isoform X3, protein MQRQLMMGYAKPLEEEDMPLLGASDRAYNQYVMFLEKLNKKKQSQPQGTPSVFWTIISCHRSGIIVSGLFALLKVLTISSGPLLLKAFINVSLGKGSFKYEGYVLAATLFICKCCESLSQRQWYFRTRRLGLQVRSFLSAAIYKKQQKLSNSAKRKHSSGEIMNYVTVDAYRIGEFPYWFHQTWSTSVQLCIALAILYNAVGLAMIASLAVIIITVLCNAPLAKLQHKFQSRLMEAQDVRLKAMTESLIHMKVLKLYAWEAHFKKAIEGFREIEYKWLSAFQLRRAYNSFLFWSSPVLVSAATFLACYLLNIPLDASNVFTFVATLRLVQDPIRQIPDVIGVVIQAKVAFTRIIKFLDAPELSGEVRKKYCVGTEFPIVMNSCSFSWDENPSKPTLKNINLVVKAGEKVAICGEVGSGKSTLLAAILGEVPKTEGTIQVCGKIAYVSQNAWIQTGTVQDNILFGSSMDKQRYQETLERCSLVKDLEMLPYGDLTQIGERGVNLSGGQKQRVQLARALYQNADIYLLDDPFSAVDAHTATSLFNEYVMGALSDKTVLLVTHQVDFLPVFDSILLMSDGEIIRSAPYQDLLVYCQEFQNLVNAHKDTIGGSDLNEVPTNRANEVSIKETRDTHRNRYEETVKPSPADQLIKTEEREIGDTGLKPYILYLCQSKGYIYASICVISHMIFIAGQISQNSWMAANVQSTDVSTLKLISVYITIGICTMFFLLSRSIAMAFLGVRTSRSLFSQLLNSLFRAPMSFFDSTPLGRVLSRVSSDLSIVDLDVPFSFMFSISASLNAYSNLGVLAVVTWQVLFIAVPMIVLAIRLQSYYLASAKELMRINGTTKSALANHLGESVAGAITIRAFEEEDRFFEKNLELVDKNAGPYFYNFAATEWLIQRLETMSAAVLSFSAFVMALLPPGTFSPGFVGMALSYGLSLNMSFVFSIQNQCQLANQIISVERVNQYMDIPSEAAETIEENRPSPDWPQAGRVELRDLKIRYRQDAPLVLHGITCTFEGGDKIGIVGRTGSGKTTLIGALFRLVEPAGGKIIIDSVDITTIGLHDLRSRLGIIPQDPTLFHGTIRYNLDPLGQFSDQQIWEVLDKCQLLEVVQEKEHGLDSLVVEDGSNWSMGQRQLFCLGRALLRRCRILVLDEATASIDNATDAILQKTIRTEFKDCTVITVAHRIPTVMDCSMVLAMSDGKVVEYDKPMKLMETEGSLFRELVKEYWSYTSNGNI, encoded by the exons ATGCAGAGGCAGTTGATG ATGGGTTATGCGAAGCCCCTTGAGGAGGAAGACATGCCACTTTTAGGTGCCTCAGATCGAGCATATAATCAGTACGTGATGTTTCTGGAGAAGCTGAACAAGAAGAAGCAGTCGCAGCCACAGGGCACTCCGTCAGTCTTTTGGACTATCATTTCTTGTCACAGAAGTGGGATCATTGTCTCAGGTTTGTTTGCATTGCTTAAGGTGCTCACAATATCTTCAGGTCCATTGCTTTTGAAAGCATTCATCAATGTTTCACTTGGGAAAGGGTCCTTTAAATATGAAGGCTATGTGTTGGCTGCTACATTGTTCATTTGCAAATGCTGCGAATCTTTGTCACAACGGCAGTGGTATTTCCGTACTCGAAGGTTAGGACTTCAAGTTAGATCATTCCTATCAGCTGCTATCTATAAGAAACAACAGAAGCTATCAAACTCAGCAAAAAGGAAGCATTCTTCTGGAGAGATCATGAACTATGTCACCGTCGACGCCTACCGGATTGGGGAATTCCCATACTGGTTCCATCAGACATGGTCAACAAGTGTCCAACTTTGCATTGCTCTAGCAATTCTGTATAATGCAGTCGGTCTTGCTATGATTGCATCACTTgctgtcatcatcatcactgtACTTTGCAATGCTCCACTGGCCAAGCTGCAACACAAATTTCAGAGTAGACTTATGGAAGCACAAGACGTGAGACTAAAGGCAATGACAGAGTCCTTAATTCATATGAAGGTCTTGAAACTTTATGCATGGGAAGCTCATTTCAAGAAGGCCATTGAAGGATTTAGAGAGATTGAATACAAGTGGCTATCAGCATTCCAGCTTAGGAGAGCATACAACAGTTTCCTGTTCTGGTCATCACCAGTCTTGGTTTCGGCTGCAACATTCTTGGCGTGCTATCTGTTGAACATTCCTCTTGATGCTAGCAACGTCTTCACCTTTGTAGCAACTCTCCGTCTTGTTCAAGATCCAATTAGGCAGATACCTGATGTTATTGGGGTTGTCATACAAGCTAAAGTTGCTTTCACTAGGATAATAAAGTTTCTTGATGCTCCTGAGCTGAGTGGAGAAGTTAGGAAGAAATACTGTGTGGGCACTGAGTTTCCAATAGTGATGAACTCCTGCAGTTTCTCATGGGATGAGAACCCATCAAAACCAACTCTAAAGAATATAAATTTGGTAGTCAAAGCTGGAGAGAAGGTTGCAATCTGTGGCGAGGTAGGATCAGGAAAATCAACACTTTTGGCTGCAATTCTCGGAGAGGTCCCAAAAACTGAAGGCACG ATTCAAGTTTGTggaaaaattgcatatgtttctCAGAATGCATGGATCCAAACAGGAACTGTGCAAGACAATATTCTATTTGGGTCTTCAATGGACAAGCAAAGATACCAAGAAACGCTTGAGAGGTGCTCTTTAGTTAAGGACCTAGAAATGTTGCCATATGGAGACCTTACTCAAATTGGGGAGAGAGGGGTAAATCTCAGTGGTGGCCAGAAGCAGCGTGTTCAGCTTGCTCGTGCGTTATACCAAAATGCAGACATCTATCTTCTTGATGACCCTTTCAGTGCTGTTGATGCCCATACAGCAACAAGTCTTTTTAAT GAATATGTCATGGGAGCTCTATCAGACAAGACTGTTCTTCTGGTGACGCATCAAGTCGATTTTCTACCTGTGTTTGATTCCATTCTG TTAATGTCAGATGGTGAAATCATTAGATCTGCACCGTATCAAGATCTATTGGTATACTGTCAAGAATTTCAAAACCTTGTAAATGCCCACAAAGATACTATTGGTGGCTCAGATCTTAACGAAGTACCCACCAACAGAGCAAACGAAGTTTCAATCAAGGAGACAAGAGATACTCATCGAAACAGATATGAAGAAACTGTGAAGCCATCACCAGCTGATCAACTGATCAAGACAGAAGAAAGGGAAATCGGTGATACAGGTCTCAAGCCTTATATCCTTTACCTGTGTCAGAGTAAAGGCTACATATATGCCTCTATTTGTGTTATTTCCCACATGATTTTCATAGCTGGGCAAATATCACAAAACTCATGGATGGCAGCTAATGTCCAGAGTACTGATGTTAGTACACTGAAGTTGATTTCTGTTTACATCACTATCGGAATTTGTACAATGTTCTTTTTGCTATCTAGATCGATAGCGATGGCTTTTCTTGGGGTTCGGACATCAAGGTCCTTATTTTCCCAGTTACTCAACTCATTATTTCGCGCACCGATGTCCTTTTTTGATTCCACCCCTTTAGGAAGGGTACTGAGTAGG GTTTCTTCAGATTTGAGTATTGTTGACCTTGATGTTCCATTTTCCTTCATGTTTAGCATTAGTGCCAGCTTAAATGCATATAGCAATCTGGGGGTACTGGCTGTTGTTACATGGCAAGTTCTGTTCATCGCAGTGCCAATGATAGTTTTGGCAATCAGGCTGCAG AGCTACTATTTAGCTTCAGCTAAGGAATTGATGAGGATCAATGGTACTACCAAATCTGCTCTGGCTAATCACTTGGGCGAATCGGTTGCAGGGGCTATAACTATAAGGGCCTTTGAGGAAGAGGACCgtttctttgagaaaaatttggAGCTTGTAGACAAGAATGCTGGTCCCTACTTCTATAACTTTGCAGCAACTGAATGGCTGATTCAACGTCTGGAGACAATGAGTGCTGCAGTTCTTTCCTTTTCTGCctttgtcatggctcttcttcctcccggaACTTTTAGCCCTG GCTTTGTAGGAATGGCATTGTCGTATGGCCTGTCCTTAAATATGTCCTTTGTTTTCTCCATCCAAAATCAGTGCCAGCTTGCAAATCAAATCATCTCTGTGGAAAGGGTGAACCAGTACATGGATATACCAAGTGAAGCGGCAGAGACTATTGAAGAAAATCGGCCATCACCAGACTGGCCCCAAGCTGGCAGGGTGGAGCTTAGAGATTTGAAG ATTAGGTATAGGCAAGATGCTCCTCTTGTCTTGCATGGAATCACTTGCACATTTGAAGGTGGGGATAAGATTGGCATAGTTGGACGAACAGGAAGTGGCAAGACAACTTTAATTGGCGCATTGTTTCGTCTAGTTGAGCCAGCTGGAGGCAAAATAATAATAGACTCTGTAGATATCACAACAATAGGGTTACATGATCTGCGTTCTCGTTTGGGCATCATTCCACAAGACCCAACACTTTTTCACGGTACCATAAGATATAATCTAGATCCACTTGGGCAGTTCTCGGACCAGCAAATATGGGAG GTTCTCGACAAATGTCAGCTGCTTGAGGTTGTCCAGGAGAAGGAACATGGATTGGATTCACTTG TTGTCGAAGATGGGTCGAACTGGAGCATGGGTCAAAGGCAGCTCTTTTGTTTGGGACGTGCACTTTTGAGAAGATGCCGCATCTTAGTTCTCGATGAGGCCACAGCTTCTATAGACAATGCAACTGATGCTATACTTCAGAAAACCATCAGGACAGAATTCAAAGATTGCACTGTTATCACGGTCGCACATCGTATACCAACTGTTATGGACTGCTCCATGGTACTTGCAATGAGTGACG GGAAAGTAGTTGAGTATGACAAACCCATGAAGCTCATGGAAACTGAAGGATCACTCTTTCGTGAGCTTGTCAAAGAATACTGGTCATACACATCAAACGGAAATATTTAA